The Mustela nigripes isolate SB6536 chromosome 4, MUSNIG.SB6536, whole genome shotgun sequence genome includes a window with the following:
- the LOC132015084 gene encoding LOW QUALITY PROTEIN: T-complex protein 1 subunit eta-like (The sequence of the model RefSeq protein was modified relative to this genomic sequence to represent the inferred CDS: inserted 3 bases in 2 codons; deleted 1 base in 1 codon; substituted 1 base at 1 genomic stop codon), translating to MMPTPVILLKEGTDSSQGIPQLVSNISACQVIAEAVRTTLGPRGMDKLIVDGXGKATISNNGATILKLLDVVHPAAKTLVDIAKSQDAEVGDGTTSVTLLAAEFLKQVKPYVEEGLHPQIIFQAFRTATQLAVNKIKEIAVTMKKEDKVEQRKLLEKCAMIALSSKLISQQKAFFAKMVVDAVMMLDDLLQLKMIGIKKVQGXSLEESQLVAGVAFKKTFSYAGFEMQPKKYNNPMIALLNVELELKAEKDNAEIRVHTVEDYQAIVDAEWNILYDKIERIHHSGAKVVLSKLPIGDVATQYFADRDMFCAGRVPEEDLKRTMMACGGSIQTSVNALSSDVLGRCQIFEETQIGGERYNFFTGCPKAKTCTIIFHGGAEQFMEETERSLHNAIMIVRRAIKNNSVVAGGEAIEMELSKYLRDFCFLIPRKQQLLIGAYAKALEIIPGQLCDNAGFDATNILNKLRARHAQGGMWYGVDINNEDIADNFEAFVWEPAMVRINALTAXSEAACLIVSVDETIKNPRSTVDAPPAAGQGRGRGCLH from the exons GTGATTGCAGAGGCTGTACGAACCACCCTGGGCCCTCGTGGCATGGACAAGCTGATCGTAGATGGCTGAGGCAAAGCAACAATTTCTAATAATGGGGCCACAATTCTGAAACTCCTTGATGTTGTCCATCCTGCAGCAAAGACTCTAGTGGACATTGCCAAATCCCAAGATGCTGAGGTTGGTGATGGTACCACCTCTGTGACCCTGCTGGCTGCTGAGTTTCTGAAGCAAGTAAAACCCTATGTGGAGGAAGGTTTGCAC CCACAGATCATCTTCCAAGCATTCCGCACTGCCACCCAGTTGGCAGTTAACAAGATCAAAGAGATCGCTGTGACCATGAAGAAGGAAGATAAAGTGGAGCAGAGGAAGCTGCTGGAGAAATGTGCCATGATCGCCCTGAGCTCCAAGCTGATTTCCCAGCAGAAAGCCTTCTTTGCCAAGATGGTGGTGGATGCAGTGATGATGCTCGATGATCTGTTGCAGCTTAAGATGATTGGAATCAAGAAGGTGCAAGG CTCCCTGGAGGAGTCCCAGCTGGTAGCTGGTGTCGCGTTCAAGAAGACTTTCTCTTATGCTGGGTTTGAAATGCAACCCAAAAAGTACAATAATCCAATGATTGCCCTTTTAAATGTCGAGCTTGAGCTGAAAGCTGAGAAAGATAATGCTGAAATCAGAGTCCACACCGTTGAGGATTATCAGGCAATTGTCGATGCCGAATGGAACATTCTCTATGACAAGATAGAGAGGATCCATCATTCTGGAGCGAAAGTCGTCTTGTCCAAACTCCCCATTGGGGATGTGGCCACCCAGTACTTTGCTGACAGGGACATGTTCTGTGCTGGCCGAGTACCGGAGGAGGATCTGAAGAGGACAATGATGGCGTGTGGAGGCTCCATTCAAACCAGTGTGAATGCTCTGTCATCAGACGTGCTGGGCCGCTGCCAGATCTTTGAAGAGACCCAGATTGGCGGTGAGAGGTACAATTTCTTCACTGGCTGCCCCAAGGCCAAGACTTGCACTATCATCTTTCATGGTGGTGCTGAGCAGTTTATGGAGGAGACAGAGCGGTCCCTACACAATGCCATCATGATTGTCAGGAGGGCCATCAAGAACAATTCAGTGGTGGCTGGCGGTGAGGCCATTGAGATGGAGCTCTCTAAGTACCtgcgggattt CTGCTTTCTCATTCCGAGAAAGCAGCAGCTGTTGATCGGGGCATATGCCAAAGCCTTGGAAATTATCCCAGGCCAGCTGTGTGATAATGCTGGCTTTGATGCCACAAACATCCTCAACAAGCTGCGGGCTCGGCATGCCCAGGGGGGCATGTGGTACGGAGTGGACATCAATAACGAGGACATCGCTGACAACTTCGAGGCCTTCGTATGGGAGCCAGCCATGGTGCGCATCAACGCCCTGACCG GCTCTGAAGCTGCCTGCCTTATCGTGTCTGTAGACGAAACCATCAAAAACCCTCGCTCAACAGTGGATGCTCCCCCAGCGGCAGGCCAAGGCCGGGGCCGGGGCTGCCTGCATTGA